DNA from Streptomyces rishiriensis:
TGTCGCTGATGTCGAAGACCTTCATGCCCTCCCAGGAGGACTTCTCGGTCACCGGCTGCGTGGTGCTGTTGCAACTGCTGTCGCTGCGTGAGGAGTCGGTGGACAGGAAGAGCAGGTCGCCCGAGACGGAGATGTCGTTCTGCGAGCCGGGGCAGAGCACCTGCGCGACGGTCTTCGGGGACTTCGGGTTGCTGATGTCGAAGACGCGGAAGCCGTCGTAGTTGCCGGAGAAGGCGTACTTGCCCTGGAAGGCGAGGTCCGAGTTGGTGCCCGGCAGAGCGTCCTTGGGGATGTTCGTCAGGTGCTCGATGTTGTCGGAATGGACGATCTCGTCCTGCCCCGGTATCTCGCCGTCGGCGATCGCCGCGGCCGCCTCGGCCCGGGCGCCCTGGGACACCTCCTGCTGCACGGCGGGTCCGTCCCCCGGGTCGGGGGTCGCGGCCGCCGGGACGGCCGTCAGGAGCGCGGCCAGCAGTCCGGTGCACGCGGCGGCCACTCCCAGCCGTCTGCGTCGCGTTCGAAGGTCGTTCAACAGGGTCACTGCGTCCTCCCTTGTCGCCGTTCACGCGGAACGGTTCACGGTGCTCCGAAGTATCGTCTTCATCATGCACATATCAAGGGTCGGTAACGCACTCGTCATGAATCTTTCGGTTCAGTAGTGCGATCTTGGTGCGAAGATCCAGCCGAGGACGGCATCCCGGTCCTCGACTCACCTGCTTCAGGAGGTCGTTGTGCTCGTCCGCCGCGTGCCCCTCGTCTCAGCCTCACTGCTGCTCGCGCTCGCCCTCACGGGGTGCGACTCCGGGCCGGACACCAAGTCGGGTGCGGCGAGCGGTCCTTCGGTGATAGCACCGGGCAAGCCGGGTGAGACGAACCGGACCCTCTCCGCCGAGGACGCGGCCGAGCAGCGCGCCGACGACGACACACCCAACTCCGCCGACGTGGCGTACGCGCGGATGATGATCCAGCACCACACCCAGGCTCTGAAGATGACCCAACTCGCCGCGAAGCACGCCGAGTCGACGGCCGTCAAAGGTCTCGCGTCGCGGATCGGCGCCGCGCAGGGGCCGGAGATCGAAGCCATGAAGGGCTGGCTCACGACGTACGGCGAGGCGGAGACGGGCGGCGAGCAC
Protein-coding regions in this window:
- a CDS encoding DUF305 domain-containing protein, with the protein product MLVRRVPLVSASLLLALALTGCDSGPDTKSGAASGPSVIAPGKPGETNRTLSAEDAAEQRADDDTPNSADVAYARMMIQHHTQALKMTQLAAKHAESTAVKGLASRIGAAQGPEIEAMKGWLTTYGEAETGGEHDHAAMPGMATEAQLNELRAARGKAFDALFLTLMITHHGGALTMAADVKAQGNNVRIEEMADDVIAQQTSEITRMRGMQ